Proteins from a single region of Candidatus Rubrimentiphilum sp.:
- a CDS encoding TlpA disulfide reductase family protein, translating into MCLVLFIAYRLLVAPRVLSESSAYPAPAVRYQTLTGAPFDLAKQRGHVVFLEFYASWCTPCRVSLPLVESFARSHPEVQVVPVDVGEPREVAAAFAHDLGLAKVAIDPRALSRGFFQLDGFPTMVVIDGRGRIRATWQGLNPAVQLNMAHAAKTLALL; encoded by the coding sequence GTGTGCCTCGTGCTGTTTATCGCGTACCGGCTGCTGGTAGCGCCTCGCGTTTTATCGGAAAGCAGCGCCTATCCGGCGCCTGCTGTTCGGTATCAAACGCTGACCGGCGCGCCCTTCGATTTGGCCAAGCAGCGCGGGCACGTCGTGTTTCTCGAGTTTTATGCCTCATGGTGCACGCCGTGCAGAGTCTCGCTGCCGCTGGTGGAATCGTTCGCGCGATCGCACCCGGAGGTGCAAGTTGTGCCCGTAGATGTGGGCGAGCCGCGCGAAGTGGCGGCCGCATTTGCGCACGATCTGGGGCTGGCGAAGGTGGCTATCGATCCGCGTGCGCTGTCACGTGGCTTCTTTCAACTCGATGGCTTCCCGACGATGGTCGTTATCGACGGGCGCGGACGAATTCGTGCCACTTGGCAGGGCCTTAACCCGGCGGTGCAGCTGAACATGGCGCACGCCGCAAAGACGTTAGCGCTGCTCTAG